TAGTATTATATCTTTCTTAGTACAACATATACATTTTGATAAAAAGAGACTGTCATCACCATGTCCTATTTTTGGAAAAATGATGTTATTTTCTATGAGAAAAGATTTATTATAAATACCTGTCCAGAAGAATTTAGTAGCATATTGCAATTCATCTTTTTTATTATTTGTGATAATCTGTTTATTAAATCCCGTATCAAATTTAGTTAAGGTATTATTCATATAAATTATGTAATTGGATAATAGAAAATCGATATCATATTTTTTAATGGTATTATAAGCTGTTTCAACAAAATCTGGACAATATTTGTCATCTGCATCAAGAAACATTATATAATCTGAGGTTGCCTGTTTTATTGCCTGATTACGAGCATTACTTGCACCATTATTTTCGTCTAATAGTATTAGTTTAATATTAGAATATTGTTTTTCTAGGTTTTGTAGGATTTTTCGTGTGTTATCTGGTGATTTATCATCCACCATAATAATTTCCATATTCATGTTATTAAATGTTTGTTTTATGAGCGATTGGAACATTTCTTGGAATAATGTGTAATTATTTGATTCAATGTTATAACAGGGAATGATAATACTAACTTTATAGTTATTCATGTGCTATCATTCCTGTTAATTTTTTTTGCGTAGTGTTTTTGTATTTAAAACGTAAAATCATATATATATATATATATATATTGATATATTTAAATTAACTGTATGTTCTTGATTTTTTTAAT
Above is a genomic segment from Methanosphaera sp. WGK6 containing:
- a CDS encoding glycosyltransferase family 2 protein, translating into MNNYKVSIIIPCYNIESNNYTLFQEMFQSLIKQTFNNMNMEIIMVDDKSPDNTRKILQNLEKQYSNIKLILLDENNGASNARNQAIKQATSDYIMFLDADDKYCPDFVETAYNTIKKYDIDFLLSNYIIYMNNTLTKFDTGFNKQIITNNKKDELQYATKFFWTGIYNKSFLIENNIIFPKIGHGDDSLFLSKCICCTKKDIILLNDYYSVIYTADNGKSITHTFTKSQLEDLINAYTHIIDSYQEYDLNKVFIQSQLKLYILVLMTVVIRSTEDYNTQKIMVNQVSQVISMYDYNYQLTFYWRIIHSLILNKQYILLYIVSKLIKSIFEQKWFIKHFRNKE